A section of the Paralichthys olivaceus isolate ysfri-2021 chromosome 14, ASM2471397v2, whole genome shotgun sequence genome encodes:
- the wnt8b gene encoding protein Wnt-8b — MFMHLEVFYYIFILLAHMRSCCCWSVNNFLMTGPKAYLIYSSSVAAGAQSGIEECKYQFAWDRWNCPERALQLSTHSSLRSANRETAFVHAISSAGVMYTLTRNCSLGDFDNCGCDESRNGQRGGHGWLWGGCSDNVGFGEAISKQFVDALETGQDARAAMNLHNNEAGRKAVKGTMQKTCKCHGVSGSCTTQTCWLQLPEFREVGNYLKEKYHRALKVDLLRGAGNSAASRGAIAETFSSISRKELVHLEDSPDYCLENRTLGFPGTEGRECLKKGKSLSKWEKRSCKRLCGECGLAVEERKSEMVSSCNCKFHWCCAVKCEQCRKTVTKYFCVKRGGQRGRNESAGSRRKSLRLRKKH; from the exons ATGTTCATGCATCTGGAGGTTTTCTACTACATCTTCATTCTCCTGGCTCACATGaggtcctgctgctgctg GTCAGTGAATAATTTCTTGATGACTGGACCCAAG GCGTACCTGATCTACTCCAGCAGTGTGGCGGCGGGCGCTCAGAGTGGCATAGAGGAGTGCAAGTATCAGTTTGCATGGGACCGCTGGAACTGCCCCGAAAGAGCTCTGCAGCTCTCCACGCACAGCAGCCTGCGCAGCG CAAATCGGgagactgcatttgttcacGCCATCAGCTCTGCTGGAGTCATGTACACTTTAACCAGGAACTGCAGCCTCGGAGACTTTGACAACTGCGGCTGCGACGAGAGCCGGAACGGACAACGTG GTGGTCATGGTTGGCTCTGGGGCGGCTGCAGCGACAATGTTGGCTTTGGAGAAGCCATTTCCAAGCAGTTCGTAGATGCGCTTGAGACGGGGCAGGATGCACGGGCAGCCATGAACCTCCACAACAACGAGGCTGGGCGCAAG GCTGTTAAGGGGACCATGCAGAAGACGTGTAAGTGCCACGGTGTGTCAGGAAGCTGCACCACTCAGACCTGCTGGCTGCAGCTGCCAGAGTTCAGGGAGGTGGGGAACTACCTGAAAGAGAAATACCACAGGGCGCTGAAGGTGGACCTCCTCCGTGGAGCCGGGAACAGCGCAGCTAGCCGGGGGGCCATCGCCGAGACCTTCAGCTCCATCTCCCGCAAGGAGCTGGTCCACTTGGAGGACTCCCCCGACTACTGCCTGGAGAACCGCACCCTGGGCTTCCCCGGCACAGAGGGCCGCGAGTGCCTCAAGAAGGGCAAGAGCCTGAGCAAATGGGAGAAGCGGAGCTGCAAGAGGCTCTGCGGGGAGTGTGGCCTGGCCGTGGAGGAGCGCAAGTCTGAGATGGTGTCCAGCTGCAATTGCAAATTCCACTGGTGCTGCGCGGTGAAGTGTGAGCAGTGCCGAAAGACAGTCACCAAGTACTTCTGCGTGAAGAGGGGAGGTCAGAGGGGAAGGAACGAGAGTGCAGGCAGCCGCCGGAAGAGCCTCAGACTGAGGAAAAAGCACTAA
- the scdb gene encoding stearoyl-CoA desaturase b, translated as MTETETRDRQQHRGGDKQQNGDAAAEAPTTTADDVFDDTYTEKAGPKPPRMLVWRNIILMSLLHTGALYGLYVLPSASAPTLAWTVVCYLISALGVTAGAHRLWSHKSYKASFPLRVFLALANSMSFQNDIYEWARDHRVHHKYSETDADPHNALRGFFFSHIGWLLVRKHPDVIEKGRKLELLDLKADEVVMFQRRHYKLSVLLLCFLMPTLVPWYFWGESLVVAYFVPGLLRYTVVLNATWLVNSAAHIWGNRPYDNTINPRENPLVAFSAMGEGFHNYHHTFPFDYSTSEFGCKLNLTTAFIDLMCFLGFAKDCKRVSNEVITARIQRTGDGSHKSG; from the exons ATGACCGAGACGGAAACCAGGGACCGCCAGCAGCATCGCGGCGGCGACAAGCAACAGAACGGCGACGCCGCGGCAGAAGCACCGACGACGACGGCAGATGATGTTTTCGACGACACCTACACGGAAAAAGCGGGACCCAAACCTCCGAGGATGCTGGTGTGGAGAAACATCATCCTCATGTCGCTCCTGCACACCGGCGCCCTGTACGGACTCTACGTCCTTCCCTCCGCCTCGGCTCCAACTCTCGCCTGGA CGGTAGTGTGCTACCTCATCAGTGCCCTCGGTGTGACTGCCGGCGCACACAGATTATGGAGCCACAAATCCTACAAGGCTTCATTTCCCCTGCGAGTCTTCCTCGCCCTCGCCAACTCAATGTCCTTTCAG AATGACATATACGAGTGGGCGAGGGACCACCGCGtccaccacaagtactcagaGACAGATGCGGACCCCCACAACGCCCTGCGGGGGTTCTTCTTCTCCCACATCGGATGGCTGCTGGTTCGCAAGCATCCCGACGTTATTGAAAAGGGACGGAAGCTGGAGCTGTTGGACCTGAAGGCAGATGAAGTGGTTATGTTCCAGAGACG TCACTACAAGCTCTCTGTGCTGCTCCTGTGCTTCCTCATGCCCACCTTGGTGCCCTGGTATTTCTGGGGGGAATCCTTGGTTGTGGCATACTTCGTCCCCGGGCTTCTGAGATACACCGTTGTGCTCAACGCCACCTGGCTGGTCAACAGCGCTGCACATATATGGGGCAACAGGCCTTATGACAACACCATCAACCCGAGGGAAAACCCGCTTGTTGCTTTCAGCGCCATGG ggGAAGGCTTCCACAACTACCATCACACATTCCCCTTTGACTACTCCACCAGCGAGTTCGGCTGCAAGCTCAATCTCACCACTGCCTTCATAGACCTCATGTGCTTCCTGGGTTTCGCCAAAGACTGCAAGAGGGTGTCAAATGAGGTTATCACCGCTCGCATTCAGCGGACGGGTGACGGCAGCCACAAAAGTGGCTGA
- the cuedc2 gene encoding CUE domain-containing protein 2 isoform X2, translating into MDLHKIIHSAMHEFIQTYIPDADLSTLDDVLLSYITGVLEDLGSQQSVEENFDVEVFAEMLEAYIPGFAEIDSVKVCEMMFNLASKLASARTSADEDNGVPKPRTDDISLKLITLPNEPPPGREAQCRETPTEGATAKGPVSEWEAQEQHLLEMFPKCSLSEARSALSIAKGDMEEAVRLIIEEDVQFSPTPLNVNHGKSISSLADHKLKESILEKYMHVDREDDKKTHRPVAPKDAPKKLVRYHGNQVVTTKGERYQLVKTNETEDMKKTYVNLKPARKYRFH; encoded by the exons ATGGACCTCCACAAGATCATCCACAGCGCCATGCACGAGTTTATTCAGACTTACATCCCCGATGCAGATCTCAG CACCCTGGATGATGTTCTTTTGTCATACATCACTGGAGTCCTGGAGGATCTCGGTTCCCAGCAGAGCGTGGAGGAGAACTTTGACGTGGAGGTCTTTGCAGAGATGTTAGAAGCTTACATACCTGGTTTTGCTGAAATTGACAG tgtaAAAGTCTGTGAAATGATGTTCAACCTGGCTTCAAAACTAGCCTCTGCTCGGACCTCAG cTGATGAAGACAACGGTGTGCCTAAACCAAGGACAGATGATATTTCATTGAAACTCATTACCCTGCCCAATGAACCTCCACCAGGTAGAGAGGCACAGTGCAGAGAAACACCAACAGAGGGCGCCACTGCCAAG GGACCAGTGTCTGAATGGGAGGCTCAGGAGCAACACCTGCTGGAGATGTTTCCCAAGTGTAGTCTGTCCGAGGCTCGTAGTGCCCTGTCCATCGCCAAAGGAGACATGGAGGAAGCTGTGCGTCTTATCATAGAGGAGGATGTCCAATTCAGCCCCACTCCTCTTAAT GTAAATCATGGGAAAAGTATTTCTTCACTGGCGGACCATAAACTTAAAGAGAGCATCCTTGAGAA GTACATGCATGTGGACAGAGAGGATGACAAAAAAACTCACCGGCCTGTTGCCCCCAAAGAT GCTCCAAAGAAGCTAGTGCGCTACCACGGTAACCAGGTGGTCACCACAAAAGGCGAGAGGTATCAGCTTGTGAAGACAAACGAGACAGAGGACATGAAGAAGACATATGTCAACCTCAAGCCTGCACGGAAATACAGATTCCATTAA
- the hif1an gene encoding hypoxia-inducible factor 1-alpha inhibitor produces the protein MAAATVVEPDPAASEGGAAAFPGVQSRDWDESQLRKYPFTTRAIPRLSHTDPRAEQLIDNEEPVVLTDTNLVYPALKWDIAYLQENIGNGDFSVYIAEKYKFLYYDEKKMANYENFVPKSQRLEMKFSEFVDKMHKTEEMGGEERVYLQQTLNDTVGKKIVVDFLGFNWNWINKQQAKRSWGQLTSNLLLIGMEGNVTPAHYDEQQNFFAQIKGHKRCILFPPDQFECLYPYPVHHPCDRQSQVDFDNPDNERFPSFKDVVGYEAVVGPGDVLYIPMYWWHHIESLLNGGVTITVNFWYKGAPTPKRIEYPLRAHQKVAIMRNIEKMLGEALGNPHEVGPLLKTMIKGRYDQDFS, from the exons ATGGCAGCAGCGACCGTGGTAGAGCCCGATCCGGCGGCGAGCGAAGGCGGCGCCGCGGCTTTCCCCGGCGTCCAGAGCCGAGACTGGGACGAGTCTCAGCTCCGAAAATACCCGTTTACCACCAGAGCCATTCCCAGACTGTCCCACACGGACCCGCGGGCTGAGCAGCTCATCGACAACGAG GAACCGGTGGTTTTAACTGACACAAACCTTGTGTATCCAGCGCTCAAATGGGACATTGCATACCTGCAGGAGAACATTGGAAATGGAGACTTCTCTGTTTACATCgctgaaaaatacaaattccTTTACTACGATGAGAAGAAAATGGCCAATTATGAGAACTTTGTCCCCAAGTCACAGCGGCTGGAAATGAAATTCTCCGAGTTTGTGGATAAAATGCACAAAACGGAGGaaatgggaggagaggagag AGTATACCTGCAGCAGACCTTGAATGACACAGTAGGGAAGAAGATAGTTGTTGACTTCCTCGGTTTCAACTGGAACTGGATCAACAAGCAGCAAGCCAAGAGAAGCTGGGGACAGCTGACATCCAACCTGCTGCTCATAGGCATGGAGG GGAATGTGACACCAGCACATTACGACGAGCAGCAGAACTTCTTTGCACAAATTAAAGGACATAAGAGATGCATCCTCTTCCCCCCAGACCAGTTTGAGTGTCTCTATCCGTATCCTGTGCACCACCCATGTGACAGACAGAGCCAA gTGGATTTTGATAACCCTGATAATGAGCGGTTCCCCAGTTTTAAAGATGTTGTTGGCTATGAGGCTGTCGTAGGCCCAGGAGATGTGCTCTACATTCCCATGTACTG gTGGCATCACATTGAATCATTGTTGAACGGTGGAGTGACGATCACTGTAAACTTCTGGTACAAA GGTGCCCCCACCCCCAAGAGGATAGAGTACCCACTGAGGGCTCATCAGAAGGTGGCCATCATGAGAAACATCGAGAAGATGCTGGGAGAAGCTCTTGGAAACCCACATGAA gttggACCCTTACTGAAAACCATGATCAAGGGGCGATACGACCAGGATTTCAgttag
- the cuedc2 gene encoding CUE domain-containing protein 2 isoform X1: protein MLTPSIKNNVTSSSSTAQQENTMDLHKIIHSAMHEFIQTYIPDADLSTLDDVLLSYITGVLEDLGSQQSVEENFDVEVFAEMLEAYIPGFAEIDSVKVCEMMFNLASKLASARTSADEDNGVPKPRTDDISLKLITLPNEPPPGREAQCRETPTEGATAKGPVSEWEAQEQHLLEMFPKCSLSEARSALSIAKGDMEEAVRLIIEEDVQFSPTPLNVNHGKSISSLADHKLKESILEKYMHVDREDDKKTHRPVAPKDAPKKLVRYHGNQVVTTKGERYQLVKTNETEDMKKTYVNLKPARKYRFH, encoded by the exons ATGCTAACACCGAGCATCAAAAACAACGTAACGAG CTCTTCATCCACTGCACAGCAGGAGAACACCATGGACCTCCACAAGATCATCCACAGCGCCATGCACGAGTTTATTCAGACTTACATCCCCGATGCAGATCTCAG CACCCTGGATGATGTTCTTTTGTCATACATCACTGGAGTCCTGGAGGATCTCGGTTCCCAGCAGAGCGTGGAGGAGAACTTTGACGTGGAGGTCTTTGCAGAGATGTTAGAAGCTTACATACCTGGTTTTGCTGAAATTGACAG tgtaAAAGTCTGTGAAATGATGTTCAACCTGGCTTCAAAACTAGCCTCTGCTCGGACCTCAG cTGATGAAGACAACGGTGTGCCTAAACCAAGGACAGATGATATTTCATTGAAACTCATTACCCTGCCCAATGAACCTCCACCAGGTAGAGAGGCACAGTGCAGAGAAACACCAACAGAGGGCGCCACTGCCAAG GGACCAGTGTCTGAATGGGAGGCTCAGGAGCAACACCTGCTGGAGATGTTTCCCAAGTGTAGTCTGTCCGAGGCTCGTAGTGCCCTGTCCATCGCCAAAGGAGACATGGAGGAAGCTGTGCGTCTTATCATAGAGGAGGATGTCCAATTCAGCCCCACTCCTCTTAAT GTAAATCATGGGAAAAGTATTTCTTCACTGGCGGACCATAAACTTAAAGAGAGCATCCTTGAGAA GTACATGCATGTGGACAGAGAGGATGACAAAAAAACTCACCGGCCTGTTGCCCCCAAAGAT GCTCCAAAGAAGCTAGTGCGCTACCACGGTAACCAGGTGGTCACCACAAAAGGCGAGAGGTATCAGCTTGTGAAGACAAACGAGACAGAGGACATGAAGAAGACATATGTCAACCTCAAGCCTGCACGGAAATACAGATTCCATTAA